The sequence CCCAAGTGGGACACAGCCAACGCCAGGGTCTCACAGTGCCCTGGAGCCCCACATGCCTTCAGGGATGGGATGGACAGGATGAGATGGATGGGTTGGGATGGTGCCACCCTGGGAATATCAAGACACCCAGCGCCAGGGTGGTCCCACAGCAGGGACAGCATggttctgctgctctgtggtggCTTGAACAGCCAGGCACAGGTGACCAACATGGGGGTTTGGGCACTGGACAAGAGCTGGGAGACTGACTGGAAGCACAACGCTCCTATAGTTTCACCCATGGAAATGGCACTGGGTGCCCCAGTATGAGTTGCTAGTGCTTTACAGATTCAGTGGGGTGTTACAACCACCCCTCCAAAACCAGGGTTACAGGCAGCATTGTGTGATGCCACCAGGTTTGAGTGCCTCTGCTCAGGAGGCCCTATACCCTTGGTGGGATGGTGGGATGTCCCAAGCCATCTACCAAGGGGTCTTAGCCAGGGACGAAATACCTGTCCCCTTGCTGGGGACAGTGTTGGTGCTAGGCAGGCACCAGGGACCCTGCCCTGATGGAAGTAGCCAACATCaccccatgtccctgcccacaACACCCATCTGCATGAACATCTCCAGCTTCTTGCCAACATTGAGGGCAATGTCTCTTGGAGAAACCAAGGCATGAAGCCAGGCAGGTCACTTGCTTGCTGAGAGCACTGTAGAACATggagccctgctcctggccaccCCACTATGTGTTTTGGCATTTGGAGCAGTGCTGCCGAGGGCAGTGGGGCGCAGCTGTACCCGCAGCATCCAGATGGTTAATGTGGCCCCATCAGTTGGCTGTGAAGGAAGGTTCTGGTCTCCATGGCAGCCGGCCCAGCTTCTCCAGACATTCAGATATTCATTAGAAATAAATCCGTCCCAACATGTTAGCCGACAAACAAGCTTAAACAGATACGCAACATATGGATTTATTAATCCATCAAATGCAAACACCCCTGCCTCGTGTCGGGAGCTGCAAATGTGCCCGGTGATGGATGGCTCTGAAGAAGGGCCATGCCAGGGTGCAGTGCCACTGAGCCAAACCTCATGCCAAAGGATGCTGAGTTACCCCAGGGGCAGGAGCAAACCTGCACCAGGGATGAGCACAGGACTTCCAAAGGGCAGGATCCCTGCTCATTGTAGGGGGTTTgcactagatgacctttgaaggtcgAACcataccattctatgattctatgttctcACCTTAAGCTGGACTAGCCCTGTTTCAcaccctcttttcttccctcaatCACCAGGAGGTGTTTATGGCAGTGAGAGCTCTTGCCACAAACCCAAAGCAAGGCTGCGACTTCCAACATCAATCCAAGCACCAAGCTCCCATCCCAGCTGCCTCCAGACAAAACACACCCCAAGGCCAGAGTCGTATCCAACTTCTGTATTTAGTGGCTCTTTACAGAACTTGTTCCTTCCAAAACTGTTAAACAAAGTTCATCGATCTCATAGAAACTTTTGAAGTACAGTACATGAGCCTAACAAAAACGTGACCGGTATGTCCCGCCAGCTTTAATACAACAGGATTGCCATGTCCGAGACTATCCTAAGTGCTTCCTTGAATCCCGTTCCACTAAAGCTCCTGCTAGCACACAACAGAGAAGAGCAGTCAATGGTCGTGCCTCGACCTTCTGCAACGTGGTGGCAGGGAAAAGAGTGGCCGTGGGCAAGCTGGGGCTTGCTGGGGCAGGATAGGTGGGCAAGGAGAGCCGTGCCCCCACGGAGCCGCTTTTAGCATCGCTCATGAACCACCACCCAAGTATAAAAATACCTTCTCTTCtgataaaaatgtataaatcaGTCAATGCATAGCCTCAGAGCCTGGCAGGGAGCCCTCCCGATGGCGGTGGCCACGCTGGGTGATGGCTGATGCCACGCAGGCAGGGGACAGGGCAAAGCAGCCCAGCATGGGCCACCCCACGgtgttttaaaggcattttgttAGCAGAGCCCcactggtggtggtggggtgagGAGGTGGCGCAGGGTCAGCCTTGGGAAGCCAAAGCTCAATGGTGTTTTGCCCAGTTCAGGTCTGAGCTTGCCCAATTCAGGCAGGAGCCTGGTGTGACACTCTGGGGCTCATCCTGGCTTCACGGGCAGCCACTGCCTGGGAATACCACTGCATTGAGGGGATGGTCCTCCTGCCCAGGTGCTCTCCCTAATAAAAGTGCTTCAGCCACCAGAGCTGGCTGTGATGCTGGGAGCAGCCCCGAGTAGGGTTTGACCCCCTGTGAGCACGCAGCTCATGATTTTTGGGTGCTCATCCCCAAGCACTGGTAACCCCGGGGCAAAGCTCGGAGGctccatctctttttctttcctaaacgGACAATGGCAGAGTGTGGGGAACTGGGATCCAATGGATTCCATCCCCCGTGAGCCAGAGCCACCCCTGAGCATCGCACCCGGGTACCTCTTCCCATCTCACTCCCAAAATCACAAGCACAggtttctctctttgcttttgcattggttttcctcttcctttgggagctggcaggagctgcaccGTGCCATATCGGGGCTGCCACCGGTTGCTGGCTGGAGGAAGCACGAGGGACAGCGTTGGGACCATGCTACATCTTGTTCCAGAAGGCTAGTGCAGACATTTCTACAACATATACAACCGCACGGGACATTCTGTGTTACAAAGGTTTCCAAAAACATAAACCACCAGAACTAAATACGTACTCAATGGCATCAGGGGGGTCGCTTTAGAGTCTTCAGGGACTATGTCGCAGTCTCTGGCTGGGGCAGAAGCGATGCGGTGTCTTACAGACAGAGGTGGAAACTGCTCAGCAAAAGTTTAGTCAATTTGGTCAGTCTCATAGTGCTTCTCGATGGCTTTGCTCAGTCTTTCCTGTGggttttatctttgtttttaatctcaTCCAGTGGCAAACTACAAGACTTCAGTGTACATTTAATGACACAACTGCTACATCATCTTCATTTTATAGCTATCTTTAATATCAAAGCAGCTTAAGCTGTTAATAAATTCCAAAGTatccttttattaaaatatctaaaagaggtctataaatattttttgttttcttttttttttgttttcttttctaaaatcGTTCCcagtatttcacatttaaaacaaagctgggGGAGATGTGGCTTCATAGTGGAGGCCGCCCCCTTTTTCCATGGGTGCTCCTGTCCATGGCGCCGGCTGCCTGTCGCCTCTTGGTGCGTGCTGCatttaacaaaatatatatatatatgtgggtgtctatatatatatttagggTGTTGGAGGGCTCAGAACTCCCACTCGAGGGCCTCCTCGCGGTTGGCAGCCCGCTCCAGGCGGTGGATGATGTTGTTGAGGTTGGCCATCTTCTCATGGCGCCGCTGGACGCTGGTGCTGAGCCGGGGGCCAGGAGCTGGCGGTAGCGCTGGTGACACCGGTCCAGCGGAGGATGGCCCCGGGGAGGCTGAGCCGGCAAGGCCAGGCGAGGATGCTGCCGAGGGTGACGTTGGGGAGACCTCCAAGCTGCAACGGGATGATCCCGATGAGGACTGGGAGCTGTCGGGATGCGGCGGTGGCGGTGGTGGGGGTCCCACGGTGGCAGCACCAGCACGGCCCCCCCGCCGCGGGAGGCTGCTGGCGCTGGGGGCAGCGGCGTGGGGGGCTGCCCCCCGATCCTCCTGCGGGGGGCCAGTGCCCTCGGCCGCCCCGGCCGGGCTGCGTGAGTCCCGCCGGCGGCCCCAGCCGCctgcctccccctgctcctccttcaCCTTCACAGTGGCACAGGGGTGCTCGCCCCCCCCAAGCACAGGTTTACGGTCCTCGGTGTCTGAATCGGGGCTATGGGGAGCCCGGCGCACAGGGACGGGTGTCCCGCCACTCTGCTCTGGATCCGTGTCGTTGTCCGGTGCGCCCTCCACCAGCATCTCCCGCCGCATCCGTGACCTGTCGGGATGCAACCACGGAGGGTCAGTGACCACCAACCATCACCCCATGTTTCAGGCACAACATGTCCTGAAAACGCATCTCCAGCCAGAAAACTGTGAAGACATCACTTGAGATGGAAAACTCCACCTTGCTGGCCTTTAAAAAacttattttggggaaaaatactttgcttGAACATGGGGAATGGGTTTTGCAACACTTTGGGGATGTTTCCAGCCAAACTGAGCcagtttttgttgtttaatacataacatttttcaaaggtttCTTTAGAACAGTTGTGTTGCAGGCTTTTCTGGAACCATCTGAGTGGAAAGGTTATGGGCTTGAAAACAACATTAGTCAATGTATGTGTCTTTTAATACTGGTTTATATTGGGAAAGGGGGGACAACCCATCACCCGGGCTGTTGACTTAAAGCAGGCAGCACTTGGTGTGGGTCTGAGGAGGACCCAAGAGCCGTGTATGCACCTGTAACACTGCTTAAGGATGAAGCTCTTGCTGCTCCCCTGGGCCAGGCTGCTGCGGGGATGGATCCTGTGCTCCTGGAGCCTCCATAAAGCTTTCCTCCACCCACCACAGAGCTCCTGTTTGGTGGCAAGTGGTGTCCCACACCAGTGAGAAGGTGGATATGAGCATGGTAATTGCTTTAGATGCTCAACATGACTTGGTCAAGGTGGTCAACACCTCTTGACTACCCATCAACCAGGGCACACGCAGCATTTCAGCTGCAATCCAGCACCATGCATAGGTCTGCACCTCCTCATCTATGCAAGAAGGACTGGGAGGACTGGTAGAGCAACAACGACACCCCCTTGGTGACCCAGCACCATCAGATATCCACAGCTCAGGAGCGTCCATACCTGTAGTTGTGGAACCAGTTGATGACAGTGTTGGTCTTGAGGTTGAGCTGGAAGGAGAGCAGCTCGATGGTCTGCTGCGAGGGGTAAGGCTCCAGCTGATAGGCTTTCTTCAAGGCTTCCTTCTCCTCCGGGGCCAGCACCACTCGTGGCTTCTTGAtctggaggaggctgaggtCCTGCggctgcaggctggggctggcgcACTCGGAGCGGGCGCTGGGGGACTCGCTGTCCGAGCCGGCGCTCATCAGCCCGTACCGACGTTTCAGGTaggctgcaggagaggagacCCAGCTGCATGCCCGGGGAGCCCCCCGCTTGCCCAGCACCCTGGACCCATTGAGGCTGCATCACCCTGACCCTcacctttcttctccagcttcttcATGTCACGCAGCTTCTCCACGTTGAGAGGGTCGTTGAGCCAGAGCTGCATGCGGACAAAGGGCTCCCTCCCCTTCAGGCTCAGCTTGTGCCATGGCTTGGGCCTGGAGAGGAGATCGGACACCGAGCCCTGTGTCAGGCCCAGGATGCTCTCCCCAAACAGCCGCTGGCctggcagaggagaagcagaggtgGTTAGAGCGGGGCAGAGCAGTGTGGTGGGTGCTACAGTCCCCCCATGGAGTGGGTGCACCCCATTTCCCGACCAGCATCCTCCCCAGCATGCCAGGATCCCACTGAGCACCCACAGCGAACAAGGAGGGGTCTGTGGCTATGGGAATTGGGGTGATGCATCCatgcagcctcaccagcagCTCCCGAAAACCCGGGCGGAGAGAGGATCCGCACCTAAATTGTTGTCCGTCAAGACCTCCTTGACCTTCTTGGTGATGGAGTATGTGTCCAGCTCAGGGGACATGGCAACGATCTCCTGGATGCCCACAGGTCCCTGGCTGTTGGGGTACGTCTTCCCACCCAGCGCAGGCGTGGACCGGCTCTCGggctgctggttttctttgctgctctcCAAGGCCAGGGTGAGGGGCTCCTGACAGCCCTTCTCGTGCtcggcggggctggggggcgGCGAGGGGGACGGCTGGGGCTCCACAGGGCTGGCTGCGTGACACCGGGCAGAGGGGTCAGCggggatggtgggatgggagaGGGCAGGGACCCGGCAGGAGCAGGAAGGATGTTTTGGGGATGCTGGCCGAGCCTCACCAGCAGTTATGGCAAAGCAGGAGGTGCCAGCGGAATAattagagagagaaaacaccagtaatatataaaataaaacccaattaCTACTTTATGCCAGGCACAAAGCCAACAATTTTTGCTGtgactttcctttttattattaacctAAATGACTTTCAAAACCCCCTTCTGACAAAATAACATCTGTATAACAGCCCAAAATTGTCTAAATGACTAATTAAGGGGGTTCAAAATGAGTTGGACGCATCAGAGGAGAGGGGGATGAAAGGGGATTGCCAGGATTGGGGCGTGGGTGCTGGGGAAGCTCTTCCCGGCACTGGTGTGGTAGCAGGACAAACTCCCCCTTGTGCCAGGATGCGAGGGATGGATGCAGAAGCATTGAGGGCACTGATGGCACTTGGGGACTGCAGGGATCACAGCGGTACTTACCCTGGGAAGGTGCTGGCTGCTGGTTGATGCCTTGGCCCAGCTGGTCGGTCAGCCAGAGCTGCATGCGGATGAAGGGCTCCCGGCCCTTCTGCGTCAGCTTGCTCCATGGCTTGGGCCGTGACAGCATGTCGCTCACGCTGCCCTGGGACAGCCCCAGCACCTAGGCACCACACATGTGTCACCCACCAGCACcgggctgctgcctgccctcgATCCCCACATCAAGGGAGGAGAAGCATACTGCCACCCACTGCCACACTCATGGCCCCAAGGCATGTCCAAAGCATGTCCATGGGTGCTGGACATGGTGAGCCCTGGGATACCCACTGGGATGGGAGGACGGTCCCTGCAGGGCTCTGCGCAGGGGACAAGGTGTTTCTGGTGGGAAGCACCACCAACCAGTTGGTGGTGGCCACTGGGAGACCATTTGGGGCTGGGTCAGACCTTGAGGACTCAGCATCCTCCCAGAGGAAACCCTCCAGGGAGAGTAGGGACCCTCAAAGGATCTGACGGAGGCCACTAATGAGGCCAGGGCTTCTGGTCATGGAGCAGAGGGGACAATGGACCCCTTTCCTCCAGGTTGGTACCTTCTCTCCGAAGATCCTTTGGCAGATGCCGTTCTTGGCCAACTTCTCCTTGACCTGCCGGGTCAGCTCCAGCGTGTCCACCTCCCTGTACATGTACATCTCGTACTGCTCTGGTGTTAGCGGCGGCACCGTGGGCTTCAGGGTCCGTGGCACATAGGTGGGGTAGTAGGAGAGACGACCACCAGCCGCCGGCTCTGCACCGGCTCCCTCTGCCTTCACCTCCGTGAGCCGGTGCGGCTCATCATCTGCTGGCGGCAGCTCATCCTCGTTGGTGCCACCTTCACCAGGCTCACCCCGAGGCCAGCCCCGGCCATTGGCCATGCTGGAGTAGCtcgaggaggaggaggacagcGAAGGCGAGACGGAGGTGTAGGGTCGGCTGAGCAGGCTCCGCTCCGATGCCCAGTGCTGGTCAAAGTAGGAGCTGGCATCGCCGATCTCTGACTTCACCTTCCGGATGATGCTCTGGACAAAGGCGGCAGGGGAGAGGACGGCCAGGGGTGTCTGTGGGGGGCCAGGGCTGGCCCCATTCCCCTCCTCTTGCTTCACATAGCGGGGGACAATGTTCTGGCTGACGGTGGCCAGTGTGGAGCGCTCAGCGGGTGGCGTGTCCCTAGGGCGCCCGCTGCCCCCCGACTCCATCTCCAGCAGCGCCTGCTGCTGCGCCTGCATCTCCCGCCGCGCCTGCTCCAGGATGCTCTTGATGGCATCTTCCGAGCTGCTGCCGCCCGCCCCGTTGGCCACCGCTTGCGATGCCGATGGTGTTTTGGGTTCCCCTGTAAAGAAAAGGGGTGAGGGGAGCCCCAAGGTGCAGCACATATTGTTTTACCATGTGGCCATAATACACAATGCAGGAGAAAAGGGATTTGGAGTGCTGTCTATGGAGTGGGTGCacagcagaaggagaagcagcacccacaaagcaaaagctgcgACACCCCTAGCTCAAAGCTTCCTTTTTGATGATTGCAAAATAAATCCCATTACCAACGATTGCAATAGAcaaacatgtttgttttccctgtctGTTTTTCCACCATTCCTGTCTAATTCAATTCTTCGGGATTCTGCTTTCTCAGCAGACTACCTGTTTTAATGTATTTCGTTTCTTGTAATTGACTGCGAGCGCAGCTGCTTTAA comes from Strigops habroptila isolate Jane chromosome 11, bStrHab1.2.pri, whole genome shotgun sequence and encodes:
- the CUX2 gene encoding homeobox protein cut-like 2 isoform X12; amino-acid sequence: MIMTNLEKANQRAEAAQREVESLREQLAAVNSSLRLACCSPPGAAGDKVNYSMCSGSRLEAALAAKDREILRLLKDVQHLQSSLQELEESSANQIAELEGQLAAKNEAIEKLEEKLQAQADYEEIKTELSILKAMKVASASCSLPQSISKAEEALLLGKEAFYPSQKYLLEKPSLMASTEEDHSEDESGKDSLGMEQPYPSPQHAPTEEPTSPTPLPPLPGPGLAPDGPRTFSLSPFPGSERLSGDAKAPQLPPSSYKSESTTVGPSFPSGIFGAKSSTTHPSGTAPATSPSGEPTEGSTNSNAEEEQLDTAEIAFQVKEQLLKHNIGQRVFGHYVLGLSQGSVSEILARPKPWHKLTVKGKEPFIKMKQFLSDEQNVLALRTIQVRQRGSITPRIRTPETGSDDAIKSILEQAKKEIESQKGGEPKTPSASQAVANGAGGSSSEDAIKSILEQARREMQAQQQALLEMESGGSGRPRDTPPAERSTLATVSQNIVPRYVKQEEGNGASPGPPQTPLAVLSPAAFVQSIIRKVKSEIGDASSYFDQHWASERSLLSRPYTSVSPSLSSSSSSYSSMANGRGWPRGEPGEGGTNEDELPPADDEPHRLTEVKAEGAGAEPAAGGRLSYYPTYVPRTLKPTVPPLTPEQYEMYMYREVDTLELTRQVKEKLAKNGICQRIFGEKVLGLSQGSVSDMLSRPKPWSKLTQKGREPFIRMQLWLTDQLGQGINQQPAPSQASPVEPQPSPSPPPSPAEHEKGCQEPLTLALESSKENQQPESRSTPALGGKTYPNSQGPVGIQEIVAMSPELDTYSITKKVKEVLTDNNLGQRLFGESILGLTQGSVSDLLSRPKPWHKLSLKGREPFVRMQLWLNDPLNVEKLRDMKKLEKKAYLKRRYGLMSAGSDSESPSARSECASPSLQPQDLSLLQIKKPRVVLAPEEKEALKKAYQLEPYPSQQTIELLSFQLNLKTNTVINWFHNYRSRMRREMLVEGAPDNDTDPEQSGGTPVPVRRAPHSPDSDTEDRKPVLGGGEHPCATVKVKEEQGEAGGWGRRRDSRSPAGAAEGTGPPQEDRGAAPHAAAPSASSLPRRGGRAGAATVGPPPPPPPHPDSSQSSSGSSRCSLEVSPTSPSAASSPGLAGSASPGPSSAGPVSPALPPAPGPRLSTSVQRRHEKMANLNNIIHRLERAANREEALEWEF
- the CUX2 gene encoding homeobox protein cut-like 2 isoform X6 — its product is MAADVGSMFRYRTRFDVRRLQVIALSKRSKEAETAFLSVYKQLIEAPDPAPVLEAARSLEDRLQQLQRLEPAASHLKDLSRPWKKHPELVSTKERREGTSPAVAEPLQPGIDGKAPCAETLLQRNEAEQQKGLQEAQVTLAARLGEAEEKIKVLHAALKATQTELLELRCKYDEEAASKADEVAMIMTNLEKANQRAEAAQREVESLREQLAAVNSSLRLACCSPPGAAGQDKVNYSMCSGSRLEAALAAKDREILRLLKDVQHLQSSLQELEESSANQIAELEGQLAAKNEAIEKLEEKLQAQADYEEIKTELSILKAMKVASASCSLPQASAAARAGTLTGLWRPCQPCRRCLRRPFPSRLGSLQSISKAEEALLLGKEAFYPSQKYLLEKPSLMASTEEDHSEDESGKDSLGMEQPYPSPQHAPTEEPTSPTPLPPLPGPGLAPDGPRTFSLSPFPGSERLSGDAKAPQLPPSSYKSESTTVGPSFPSGIFGAKSSTTHPSGTAPATSPSGEPTEGSTNSNAEEEQLDTAEIAFQVKEQLLKHNIGQRVFGHYVLGLSQGSVSEILARPKPWHKLTVKGKEPFIKMKQFLSDEQNVLALRTIQVRQRGSITPRIRTPETGSDDAIKSILEQAKKEIESQKGGEPKTPSASQAVANGAGGSSSEDAIKSILEQARREMQAQQQALLEMESGGSGRPRDTPPAERSTLATVSQNIVPRYVKQEEGNGASPGPPQTPLAVLSPAAFVQSIIRKVKSEIGDASSYFDQHWASERSLLSRPYTSVSPSLSSSSSSYSSMANGRGWPRGEPGEGGTNEDELPPADDEPHRLTEVKAEGAGAEPAAGGRLSYYPTYVPRTLKPTVPPLTPEQYEMYMYREVDTLELTRQVKEKLAKNGICQRIFGEKVLGLSQGSVSDMLSRPKPWSKLTQKGREPFIRMQLWLTDQLGQGINQQPAPSQASPVEPQPSPSPPPSPAEHEKGCQEPLTLALESSKENQQPESRSTPALGGKTYPNSQGPVGIQEIVAMSPELDTYSITKKVKEVLTDNNLGQRLFGESILGLTQGSVSDLLSRPKPWHKLSLKGREPFVRMQLWLNDPLNVEKLRDMKKLEKKAYLKRRYGLMSAGSDSESPSARSECASPSLQPQDLSLLQIKKPRVVLAPEEKEALKKAYQLEPYPSQQTIELLSFQLNLKTNTVINWFHNYRSRMRREMLVEGAPDNDTDPEQSGGTPVPVRRAPHSPDSDTEDRKPVLGGGEHPCATVKVKEEQGEAGGWGRRRDSRSPAGAAEGTGPPQEDRGAAPHAAAPSASSLPRRGGRAGAATVGPPPPPPPHPDSSQSSSGSSRCSLEVSPTSPSAASSPGLAGSASPGPSSAGPVSPALPPAPGPRLSTSVQRRHEKMANLNNIIHRLERAANREEALEWEF
- the CUX2 gene encoding homeobox protein cut-like 2 isoform X5 translates to MVLWRYQPKRGVETAFAIAVFQPLSQMHLDIRKGIHLLSPCNNTAAIPSCLFDDPAPVLEAARSLEDRLQQLQRLEPAASHLKDLSRPWKKHPELVSTKERREGTSPAVAEPLQPGIDGKAPCAETLLQRNEAEQQKGLQEAQVTLAARLGEAEEKIKVLHAALKATQTELLELRCKYDEEAASKADEVAMIMTNLEKANQRAEAAQREVESLREQLAAVNSSLRLACCSPPGAAGQDKVNYSMCSGSRLEAALAAKDREILRLLKDVQHLQSSLQELEESSANQIAELEGQLAAKNEAIEKLEEKLQAQADYEEIKTELSILKAMKVASASCSLPQASAAARAGTLTGLWRPCQPCRRCLRRPFPSRLGSLQSISKAEEALLLGKEAFYPSQKYLLEKPSLMASTEEDHSEDESGKDSLGMEQPYPSPQHAPTEEPTSPTPLPPLPGPGLAPDGPRTFSLSPFPGSERLSGDAKAPQLPPSSYKSESTTVGPSFPSGIFGAKSSTTHPSGTAPATSPSGEPTEGSTNSNAEEEQLDTAEIAFQVKEQLLKHNIGQRVFGHYVLGLSQGSVSEILARPKPWHKLTVKGKEPFIKMKQFLSDEQNVLALRTIQVRQRGSITPRIRTPETGSDDAIKSILEQAKKEIESQKGGEPKTPSASQAVANGAGGSSSEDAIKSILEQARREMQAQQQALLEMESGGSGRPRDTPPAERSTLATVSQNIVPRYVKQEEGNGASPGPPQTPLAVLSPAAFVQSIIRKVKSEIGDASSYFDQHWASERSLLSRPYTSVSPSLSSSSSSYSSMANGRGWPRGEPGEGGTNEDELPPADDEPHRLTEVKAEGAGAEPAAGGRLSYYPTYVPRTLKPTVPPLTPEQYEMYMYREVDTLELTRQVKEKLAKNGICQRIFGEKVLGLSQGSVSDMLSRPKPWSKLTQKGREPFIRMQLWLTDQLGQGINQQPAPSQASPVEPQPSPSPPPSPAEHEKGCQEPLTLALESSKENQQPESRSTPALGGKTYPNSQGPVGIQEIVAMSPELDTYSITKKVKEVLTDNNLGQRLFGESILGLTQGSVSDLLSRPKPWHKLSLKGREPFVRMQLWLNDPLNVEKLRDMKKLEKKAYLKRRYGLMSAGSDSESPSARSECASPSLQPQDLSLLQIKKPRVVLAPEEKEALKKAYQLEPYPSQQTIELLSFQLNLKTNTVINWFHNYRSRMRREMLVEGAPDNDTDPEQSGGTPVPVRRAPHSPDSDTEDRKPVLGGGEHPCATVKVKEEQGEAGGWGRRRDSRSPAGAAEGTGPPQEDRGAAPHAAAPSASSLPRRGGRAGAATVGPPPPPPPHPDSSQSSSGSSRCSLEVSPTSPSAASSPGLAGSASPGPSSAGPVSPALPPAPGPRLSTSVQRRHEKMANLNNIIHRLERAANREEALEWEF
- the CUX2 gene encoding homeobox protein cut-like 2 isoform X11 yields the protein MRQNSKSTGLQEAQVTLAARLGEAEEKIKVLHAALKATQTELLELRCKYDEEAASKADEVAMIMTNLEKANQRAEAAQREVESLREQLAAVNSSLRLACCSPPGAAGQDKVNYSMCSGSRLEAALAAKDREILRLLKDVQHLQSSLQELEESSANQIAELEGQLAAKNEAIEKLEEKLQAQADYEEIKTELSILKAMKVASASCSLPQASAAARAGTLTGLWRPCQPCRRCLRRPFPSRLGSLQSISKAEEALLLGKEAFYPSQKYLLEKPSLMASTEEDHSEDESGKDSLGMEQPYPSPQHAPTEEPTSPTPLPPLPGPGLAPDGPRTFSLSPFPGSERLSGDAKAPQLPPSSYKSESTTVGPSFPSGIFGAKSSTTHPSGTAPATSPSGEPTEGSTNSNAEEEQLDTAEIAFQVKEQLLKHNIGQRVFGHYVLGLSQGSVSEILARPKPWHKLTVKGKEPFIKMKQFLSDEQNVLALRTIQVRQRGSITPRIRTPETGSDDAIKSILEQAKKEIESQKGGEPKTPSASQAVANGAGGSSSEDAIKSILEQARREMQAQQQALLEMESGGSGRPRDTPPAERSTLATVSQNIVPRYVKQEEGNGASPGPPQTPLAVLSPAAFVQSIIRKVKSEIGDASSYFDQHWASERSLLSRPYTSVSPSLSSSSSSYSSMANGRGWPRGEPGEGGTNEDELPPADDEPHRLTEVKAEGAGAEPAAGGRLSYYPTYVPRTLKPTVPPLTPEQYEMYMYREVDTLELTRQVKEKLAKNGICQRIFGEKVLGLSQGSVSDMLSRPKPWSKLTQKGREPFIRMQLWLTDQLGQGINQQPAPSQASPVEPQPSPSPPPSPAEHEKGCQEPLTLALESSKENQQPESRSTPALGGKTYPNSQGPVGIQEIVAMSPELDTYSITKKVKEVLTDNNLGQRLFGESILGLTQGSVSDLLSRPKPWHKLSLKGREPFVRMQLWLNDPLNVEKLRDMKKLEKKAYLKRRYGLMSAGSDSESPSARSECASPSLQPQDLSLLQIKKPRVVLAPEEKEALKKAYQLEPYPSQQTIELLSFQLNLKTNTVINWFHNYRSRMRREMLVEGAPDNDTDPEQSGGTPVPVRRAPHSPDSDTEDRKPVLGGGEHPCATVKVKEEQGEAGGWGRRRDSRSPAGAAEGTGPPQEDRGAAPHAAAPSASSLPRRGGRAGAATVGPPPPPPPHPDSSQSSSGSSRCSLEVSPTSPSAASSPGLAGSASPGPSSAGPVSPALPPAPGPRLSTSVQRRHEKMANLNNIIHRLERAANREEALEWEF
- the CUX2 gene encoding homeobox protein cut-like 2 isoform X7, whose protein sequence is MEPRRPGPRPAAPEVIALSKRSKEAETAFLSVYKQLIEAPDPAPVLEAARSLEDRLQQLQRLEPAASHLKDLSRPWKKHPELVSTKERREGTSPAVAEPLQPGIDGKAPCAETLLQRNEAEQQKGLQEAQVTLAARLGEAEEKIKVLHAALKATQTELLELRCKYDEEAASKADEVAMIMTNLEKANQRAEAAQREVESLREQLAAVNSSLRLACCSPPGAAGQDKVNYSMCSGSRLEAALAAKDREILRLLKDVQHLQSSLQELEESSANQIAELEGQLAAKNEAIEKLEEKLQAQADYEEIKTELSILKAMKVASASCSLPQASAAARAGTLTGLWRPCQPCRRCLRRPFPSRLGSLQSISKAEEALLLGKEAFYPSQKYLLEKPSLMASTEEDHSEDESGKDSLGMEQPYPSPQHAPTEEPTSPTPLPPLPGPGLAPDGPRTFSLSPFPGSERLSGDAKAPQLPPSSYKSESTTVGPSFPSGIFGAKSSTTHPSGTAPATSPSGEPTEGSTNSNAEEEQLDTAEIAFQVKEQLLKHNIGQRVFGHYVLGLSQGSVSEILARPKPWHKLTVKGKEPFIKMKQFLSDEQNVLALRTIQVRQRGSITPRIRTPETGSDDAIKSILEQAKKEIESQKGGEPKTPSASQAVANGAGGSSSEDAIKSILEQARREMQAQQQALLEMESGGSGRPRDTPPAERSTLATVSQNIVPRYVKQEEGNGASPGPPQTPLAVLSPAAFVQSIIRKVKSEIGDASSYFDQHWASERSLLSRPYTSVSPSLSSSSSSYSSMANGRGWPRGEPGEGGTNEDELPPADDEPHRLTEVKAEGAGAEPAAGGRLSYYPTYVPRTLKPTVPPLTPEQYEMYMYREVDTLELTRQVKEKLAKNGICQRIFGEKVLGLSQGSVSDMLSRPKPWSKLTQKGREPFIRMQLWLTDQLGQGINQQPAPSQASPVEPQPSPSPPPSPAEHEKGCQEPLTLALESSKENQQPESRSTPALGGKTYPNSQGPVGIQEIVAMSPELDTYSITKKVKEVLTDNNLGQRLFGESILGLTQGSVSDLLSRPKPWHKLSLKGREPFVRMQLWLNDPLNVEKLRDMKKLEKKAYLKRRYGLMSAGSDSESPSARSECASPSLQPQDLSLLQIKKPRVVLAPEEKEALKKAYQLEPYPSQQTIELLSFQLNLKTNTVINWFHNYRSRMRREMLVEGAPDNDTDPEQSGGTPVPVRRAPHSPDSDTEDRKPVLGGGEHPCATVKVKEEQGEAGGWGRRRDSRSPAGAAEGTGPPQEDRGAAPHAAAPSASSLPRRGGRAGAATVGPPPPPPPHPDSSQSSSGSSRCSLEVSPTSPSAASSPGLAGSASPGPSSAGPVSPALPPAPGPRLSTSVQRRHEKMANLNNIIHRLERAANREEALEWEF